A single Nostoc sp. PCC 7107 DNA region contains:
- a CDS encoding UDP-glucose/GDP-mannose dehydrogenase family protein produces MRVCVIGTGYVGLVTGACLAHIGHDVVCIDNNEEKVKLMKSGQSPIFEPGLSEIMQAAIQSGKIQFSTDLAAGVAHGEILFIAVGTPPLPNGESDTRYVEAVARGIGANLNGGYKVVVNKSTVPIGSGDWVRMIVLDGIAERQKALVPAGGVPSDDKLPELAAHFDVVSNPEFLREGSAVFDTFNPDRIVLGGNSSKAIAMMQELYAPIVERKFAADQSLPPVPILATDLSSAEMIKYAANAFLATKISFINEVANICDRVGADVTQVAKGIGLDSRIGNKFLQAGIGWGGSCFPKDVSALIHTADDYGYEAQLLKSAVSVNERQRLIALEKLQQVLKILKGKTVGLLGLTFKPDTDDLRDAPALNLIEQLNRLGAKVKAYDPIISQTGMRHGLSGVLVETDAERLADGCDALVLVTEWQQFSQLDYAKMAQLMNNPVIIDGRNFLDPETMVRAGFQYVGIGR; encoded by the coding sequence ATGCGTGTTTGCGTAATTGGTACTGGGTACGTTGGTTTAGTTACAGGTGCTTGCTTGGCTCACATTGGGCATGATGTAGTTTGCATAGACAACAACGAAGAAAAAGTCAAACTGATGAAGTCTGGGCAATCGCCAATTTTCGAGCCTGGTCTTTCAGAAATCATGCAAGCTGCTATTCAATCTGGCAAAATTCAGTTTTCCACAGACCTCGCTGCTGGCGTTGCCCACGGTGAAATTCTCTTTATTGCGGTAGGTACCCCACCTTTACCCAACGGTGAAAGCGATACCCGTTATGTTGAAGCTGTAGCTCGCGGTATTGGAGCTAACCTCAATGGTGGCTATAAAGTTGTCGTTAATAAATCTACAGTACCCATTGGTTCTGGTGACTGGGTGCGAATGATTGTTTTAGATGGAATTGCGGAACGTCAAAAAGCACTGGTACCAGCAGGTGGTGTGCCTAGCGATGACAAATTGCCAGAACTAGCCGCACATTTTGATGTTGTCAGCAACCCAGAGTTTTTGCGTGAAGGTTCGGCAGTTTTCGATACCTTTAACCCCGATCGCATTGTCTTAGGCGGTAATAGCTCGAAAGCGATCGCTATGATGCAGGAACTTTATGCGCCAATTGTCGAGCGCAAGTTCGCGGCTGACCAATCGTTGCCACCTGTACCTATACTGGCTACAGACCTCAGTTCAGCAGAGATGATCAAATACGCTGCTAATGCTTTCTTAGCTACCAAGATTAGTTTTATTAACGAAGTTGCTAACATTTGCGATCGCGTTGGTGCTGACGTGACTCAAGTAGCCAAAGGTATTGGTTTAGACTCCCGTATCGGTAACAAATTCTTGCAAGCCGGCATTGGCTGGGGTGGTTCTTGCTTCCCCAAAGACGTTTCAGCTTTGATTCACACTGCTGATGATTATGGTTACGAAGCTCAATTACTCAAATCAGCCGTTAGTGTTAACGAACGCCAACGTTTAATTGCTTTGGAAAAACTTCAGCAAGTCCTGAAAATCCTCAAAGGTAAAACAGTTGGCTTGCTCGGTTTGACCTTCAAACCAGATACCGACGACTTGCGCGATGCACCTGCACTCAACTTAATTGAGCAACTCAACCGCTTAGGAGCTAAAGTTAAAGCTTACGACCCGATTATTTCTCAAACCGGGATGCGTCATGGTCTTTCTGGCGTTTTAGTGGAAACAGATGCTGAAAGACTTGCCGATGGCTGTGATGCTTTGGTACTCGTAACCGAATGGCAACAATTTAGCCAGTTAGATTATGCCAAAATGGCACAACTGATGAACAACCCTGTAATTATCGATGGTCGTAACTTCCTCGACCCTGAAACAATGGTGAGAGCAGGTTTCCAATACGTTGGTATCGGTAGATAA
- a CDS encoding nucleotidyltransferase family protein has translation METAKQLAIPLPMDAIKNFCQCWQIAELSVFGSILRDDFNADSDIDFLYILKPNIQWRLVDLLGAEEELEKLLGRKIDLVKKSSIEQSHNWLRKRNILSSSQVIYDSE, from the coding sequence ATGGAAACAGCTAAACAACTAGCAATTCCTCTACCAATGGATGCTATAAAAAACTTTTGTCAATGCTGGCAAATTGCTGAGTTATCAGTATTTGGCTCAATTTTACGTGATGATTTTAACGCCGACAGCGATATAGATTTTCTATATATTCTTAAACCTAATATTCAATGGAGATTAGTTGATTTACTTGGTGCTGAAGAGGAATTAGAAAAATTGCTTGGTCGCAAGATTGATTTAGTCAAAAAGTCGAGTATTGAGCAAAGTCACAACTGGCTACGAAAAAGAAATATTCTTTCATCATCTCAGGTAATTTATGACAGCGAATAG